A genomic region of Brevibacillus sp. JNUCC-41 contains the following coding sequences:
- a CDS encoding VOC family protein: MIEGLYEAHLPVKDLAISMDFYKKIGLKLAWRDEDTAFFWIEENKSWVGLWEGKEYQTPYHPSLRHIAFRVSYENMKNALTWLQSLKIEVVPFGKRKSIEPFVRPHQGNASVYFNDPDGNSLELMCSIKVPDAYKHMTEKLSLEEWEELNSIEENKKIN, encoded by the coding sequence ATGATAGAAGGTTTATATGAAGCCCATCTGCCCGTCAAGGACCTGGCCATCTCTATGGATTTTTATAAGAAAATAGGCTTGAAACTAGCCTGGAGGGATGAAGATACTGCCTTCTTTTGGATAGAGGAAAACAAAAGCTGGGTCGGATTATGGGAAGGGAAAGAATATCAAACTCCATACCACCCTTCACTAAGGCATATCGCATTTCGGGTATCTTATGAAAATATGAAAAATGCATTAACTTGGCTCCAATCCCTGAAAATTGAAGTCGTCCCTTTTGGAAAAAGGAAATCGATTGAACCTTTTGTGCGCCCGCACCAAGGTAACGCTTCCGTCTATTTCAATGACCCAGATGGAAATAGCCTCGAACTCATGTGTTCGATAAAAGTCCCTGATGCATATAAGCATATGACCGAAAAACTTTCACTTGAAGAATGGGAAGAACTAAATTCTATAGAAGAAAACAAAAAAATCAACTAG
- a CDS encoding GNAT family N-acetyltransferase, with translation MDIYIHRLNEQDAQALFAFECNNRRFFEQTVPGRGDDYYRFGTFEIRHKELLKEQEEAISSFYLIKDASGIIVGRINLVDIDPIKGTAHVGYRIGEAFTQMGIANEALKLLVNLAPELNVNQIQAKTTSDNIASQKVLVKNGFERISINEGICADSGQKLIFYHYGRIL, from the coding sequence ATGGATATATACATTCACAGGCTAAATGAACAGGATGCACAAGCGTTATTTGCATTTGAATGCAATAATAGAAGGTTTTTCGAGCAAACGGTGCCAGGCCGGGGAGATGATTATTATCGTTTTGGAACGTTTGAGATCAGGCACAAGGAATTATTAAAAGAACAAGAAGAGGCAATCTCCTCTTTTTATTTAATTAAGGATGCTTCAGGCATAATCGTCGGCAGGATTAACCTTGTGGATATCGATCCCATTAAGGGTACGGCTCATGTCGGTTACAGAATCGGTGAAGCGTTTACGCAAATGGGGATAGCAAATGAAGCTTTAAAGCTTTTGGTTAATCTGGCGCCGGAATTGAATGTGAATCAAATACAAGCCAAAACGACAAGCGACAACATTGCCTCCCAAAAGGTATTAGTGAAAAACGGTTTTGAAAGGATATCGATTAATGAGGGAATTTGTGCGGATTCCGGTCAAAAGCTAATATTCTACCATTATGGTAGGATCCTTTAA
- a CDS encoding L-cystine transporter: MIGYVFLNLAIMLVLLGVLFYMNKKHVSFTKRVFTGLGLGIVFGLLLQYFYEPQSEAIVKSVDWFNIVGSGYVKFLQMIVMPLVFISILSAFTRLKLTSNIGKISVLIIGILLGTTAIAAAVGITSATVFNLEAVQIEQGEAELSRGDQISETYGTIQDKTMPQQILELIPSNPFLDLTGARPTSTISVVIFAAFLGIAYLGVKRKQPEHAEFFAKIVDTLHSIIMRVVTLILRLTPYGILAIMTKTVATSDLDAILKLGKFVGASYVALIVMFLIHLLLLMLAGLNPIVYLRKAFPVLSFAFTSRTSAGALPLNIQTQKQLGVSEGIANFAGSFGLSIGQNGCAGIYPAMLAVMIAPTVGINPLDPSFIAMLIAIVAISSFGVAGVGGGATFAAILVLSAMNLPIALAGLLISVEPLIDMGRTAVNVSGSMTSGILTSKITGDLDKEQFSEESSLKIEAEM; this comes from the coding sequence ATGATTGGTTATGTGTTTTTAAATCTTGCCATAATGCTCGTTCTTTTAGGCGTTTTATTTTACATGAATAAGAAGCATGTTTCCTTTACAAAAAGGGTCTTTACTGGACTTGGTTTAGGGATTGTATTCGGACTTCTTTTGCAGTATTTCTATGAGCCCCAGTCAGAAGCGATCGTTAAATCGGTCGATTGGTTTAACATTGTAGGTTCGGGCTATGTCAAGTTCCTGCAAATGATCGTCATGCCGCTTGTCTTCATTTCGATCTTATCCGCATTCACAAGATTGAAACTGACTAGCAATATTGGAAAGATCAGTGTGCTGATCATCGGAATCCTGCTTGGGACGACGGCGATTGCAGCAGCTGTTGGGATCACCTCGGCAACTGTATTCAATTTGGAAGCCGTTCAAATTGAGCAAGGGGAAGCGGAGTTAAGCCGCGGGGATCAAATCTCGGAAACTTACGGTACGATTCAGGATAAAACGATGCCACAGCAAATCCTTGAATTGATTCCGTCCAATCCGTTCCTTGATTTAACGGGAGCACGTCCGACATCAACCATTTCCGTTGTAATTTTTGCTGCATTCCTTGGGATTGCCTATTTAGGAGTAAAACGCAAGCAGCCTGAACATGCTGAATTTTTTGCTAAAATAGTAGATACATTGCACAGCATCATCATGCGTGTCGTAACATTGATCCTGCGATTAACGCCTTACGGGATCTTGGCGATCATGACGAAGACGGTAGCTACGAGTGATTTGGATGCCATCCTGAAACTGGGGAAATTCGTGGGAGCCTCTTATGTCGCCCTGATTGTCATGTTCCTCATCCATCTGCTATTGCTGATGCTTGCAGGATTGAACCCAATCGTATATTTAAGAAAAGCTTTCCCGGTATTATCGTTTGCCTTCACTTCAAGAACAAGTGCAGGAGCTCTTCCATTGAACATCCAAACACAGAAACAACTAGGGGTGTCGGAAGGTATTGCCAACTTTGCCGGATCCTTCGGCTTGTCGATCGGTCAAAACGGCTGTGCCGGAATCTATCCGGCCATGTTAGCGGTCATGATCGCTCCAACGGTTGGAATCAACCCGCTGGACCCTTCATTTATAGCCATGTTGATTGCCATCGTGGCCATTAGCTCTTTCGGGGTTGCAGGTGTAGGCGGAGGAGCAACCTTTGCTGCCATCCTGGTATTATCTGCAATGAACTTGCCAATCGCCTTGGCCGGACTGTTGATTTCCGTCGAGCCATTGATCGATATGGGAAGAACGGCTGTGAATGTCAGCGGAAGCATGACTTCCGGTATTCTGACCAGTAAAATAACGGGCGACCTGGATAAGGAACAGTTCAGCGAAGAATCATCTTTGAAAATAGAAGCTGAAATGTAA
- a CDS encoding HAAS domain-containing protein, with product MLDVNKALSRESQLFLEDLRLYLFSSGKKTAEIEDLIEELEVHLFEAERNEKSVEHIIGRSPKEYMKLLSDEMSVDFKGWLKYIAMILIGAFSYWIIAKAINGGIGFSLLEIIGYPLAAILSIFGYMLSFRYMASHKLSKVKQGALLYGLGIISIALFAGLILFSEIYSTTFIEFENTGNIIAVILAISIFILISLWSKSWVSIIIPILLFAPEVLLKQTHYQGDVNLILSSLITMLGILIYCGYTIRKTKSS from the coding sequence GTGCTTGATGTTAACAAAGCGTTATCCAGGGAAAGTCAACTCTTTTTAGAAGACCTCAGATTATACCTTTTTTCAAGTGGAAAGAAAACGGCTGAAATCGAGGATCTCATCGAAGAGTTAGAGGTCCATCTTTTCGAAGCGGAGAGGAATGAAAAAAGTGTAGAGCATATCATAGGCAGAAGTCCAAAAGAGTACATGAAACTTCTTTCTGATGAAATGTCAGTTGATTTTAAGGGATGGCTGAAATATATAGCGATGATTTTAATCGGGGCATTTTCCTATTGGATTATTGCAAAAGCTATAAATGGTGGGATTGGATTTTCATTATTGGAAATCATTGGCTACCCTTTGGCGGCAATCCTTTCAATATTCGGTTATATGTTATCTTTTAGGTATATGGCTAGTCATAAATTATCCAAGGTAAAGCAAGGTGCACTCCTATATGGACTAGGCATAATCTCGATTGCATTATTTGCAGGTTTAATTTTGTTTAGTGAGATCTATAGCACAACGTTTATTGAATTTGAAAACACAGGTAATATTATTGCTGTAATACTAGCCATTTCAATATTCATCCTCATATCCTTATGGAGCAAATCCTGGGTTTCCATCATCATTCCGATCCTCCTTTTTGCACCTGAAGTTTTATTGAAACAGACCCATTACCAAGGGGACGTTAATTTGATACTGAGCAGTTTAATAACGATGCTGGGTATCCTCATTTATTGTGGATATACGATCAGGAAAACCAAAAGCAGTTGA
- a CDS encoding PadR family transcriptional regulator codes for MASTQMLKGILEGCLLAIIKEGEVYGYELAEKLGGYGFDSLSEGTIYPLLIRMQKEKLVITTLKKSTAGPSRKYYSLSEKGESELEVFIDRWNKLSSNVNKIVKNNGGM; via the coding sequence ATGGCATCAACTCAAATGCTTAAAGGGATTTTGGAAGGTTGTCTGTTAGCGATCATTAAAGAGGGGGAGGTTTACGGGTACGAATTAGCCGAAAAGCTTGGGGGATATGGGTTTGATTCTTTAAGTGAAGGTACCATTTATCCATTATTAATTCGCATGCAGAAGGAAAAATTAGTAATTACGACTTTAAAGAAATCAACAGCAGGTCCTAGTCGGAAGTATTACTCTTTATCTGAAAAAGGCGAAAGCGAACTGGAAGTCTTCATTGACCGGTGGAATAAGCTAAGTTCAAATGTAAATAAAATAGTGAAAAACAACGGGGGAATGTAA
- a CDS encoding phosphatase PAP2 family protein — protein MKNKSILSFHPLYYLLLLVITSSIYSIINQSSGHAVDVTTIIDGEIPFIKEFVVPYLLWYPYIYGLLIYYCFVDRKHYFVGLGSLISGKLLCFLVYCLWQSTVPRPEVVGNDIFAHLMRIVYSHDQPVNCLPSIHVLTTFIMMIVAHKRKEQHKWEYASVTAFGTLIILSTLFTKQHAVLDVLAGILLACGVYAAVQYMFQALSAYQANHFAARQIKK, from the coding sequence ATGAAAAACAAATCCATACTATCCTTTCACCCGTTATACTATCTATTACTTTTGGTGATTACTAGTTCCATCTATTCAATCATCAACCAATCTTCAGGTCATGCTGTCGATGTTACGACTATAATAGATGGGGAGATTCCCTTTATTAAAGAATTTGTCGTGCCTTATTTACTTTGGTATCCGTATATTTATGGATTGCTGATATACTACTGTTTTGTTGACCGAAAGCACTATTTCGTAGGATTAGGCAGTTTAATATCGGGGAAACTTCTCTGTTTTCTTGTATATTGCCTTTGGCAATCGACAGTCCCGCGTCCAGAAGTAGTGGGGAACGATATCTTTGCCCATTTAATGAGAATCGTCTATAGTCATGATCAACCTGTCAACTGTCTTCCCAGCATTCATGTACTGACTACATTCATCATGATGATCGTCGCCCATAAGCGGAAAGAACAGCATAAATGGGAGTATGCCAGTGTCACTGCATTCGGAACACTGATAATCCTCTCCACGCTATTTACGAAACAGCATGCTGTATTGGATGTACTCGCAGGGATACTTCTTGCATGTGGGGTATATGCAGCTGTCCAGTATATGTTCCAAGCCCTATCGGCTTATCAGGCCAATCATTTCGCAGCGAGGCAAATTAAAAAGTGA
- a CDS encoding amino acid permease: METDKRNLQRTMTSRHITMMALGGAIGAGLFKGSSSAIDMAGPSVIIAYLIGGIILLFIMQGLAEMAVRNSGARTFRDLVQSILGKYPAYFLDWIYWKMWVLNIAAESVVAAIFLQYWLPGYPIWILALAVSVLVTAVNLLSVKVFAETEYWLALIKITVIIVFIMAGLLLLLVTFGDHTAVGFSNLTEHGGFFPNGSTGLITAMLVVIYSYGGTEIIGVTLAETKNPEKVVPKAVRSTLIRIISFYIIPFFIIVSLIPWNEVNGVQESPFVMVFQMIGIPGADHIMNAVVLLAIISSMNSGLYGSSRVLYTQAVDGRIPKIFSRLSKKKVPVPAILMCTSALYGGVLISLFAGSKTFEFLMGSLGYTVLFIWLIIAFAHLKSRKQQSGKTSAYSVKWFPYTTWAAIIALITILIGIIFTTSIIVTIITLCIYIFISLTFVWKKRHNKI, from the coding sequence ATGGAAACGGACAAACGGAATTTACAGAGGACAATGACTTCAAGGCATATTACGATGATGGCATTAGGCGGTGCCATCGGGGCAGGTTTATTTAAAGGAAGCAGTTCAGCCATTGATATGGCAGGCCCTTCCGTAATCATTGCGTACTTGATAGGTGGCATCATCCTATTATTCATCATGCAAGGTTTAGCTGAAATGGCGGTCCGCAATAGCGGTGCACGAACATTCAGGGATTTGGTCCAATCGATTTTAGGAAAGTATCCTGCCTATTTCCTGGACTGGATCTATTGGAAAATGTGGGTATTGAATATTGCGGCCGAATCAGTGGTTGCGGCGATTTTCCTTCAATATTGGCTGCCTGGATATCCAATCTGGATACTGGCATTAGCTGTTTCGGTTTTAGTTACTGCGGTTAACTTACTATCGGTAAAGGTTTTTGCTGAAACGGAGTACTGGCTCGCTTTAATTAAAATTACTGTCATCATTGTGTTCATCATGGCTGGATTATTGTTGCTGCTCGTTACTTTTGGTGATCATACAGCCGTCGGTTTTTCTAACTTGACTGAACATGGCGGTTTCTTTCCGAATGGATCGACCGGTTTGATCACGGCGATGCTGGTTGTAATCTATTCATATGGCGGTACGGAAATCATCGGGGTCACATTAGCTGAAACGAAAAACCCTGAAAAAGTGGTACCAAAAGCCGTTCGCAGTACATTAATCAGGATCATTTCCTTCTATATCATTCCCTTTTTCATCATCGTTAGCTTAATTCCTTGGAACGAAGTAAACGGGGTGCAGGAAAGTCCGTTTGTAATGGTCTTTCAAATGATTGGGATTCCTGGTGCCGACCATATTATGAACGCCGTTGTTCTATTAGCGATCATTTCCTCGATGAACTCCGGGTTGTATGGTTCATCCCGCGTTCTATATACACAAGCCGTGGATGGTCGCATTCCGAAAATCTTTTCCCGTTTATCCAAGAAGAAAGTACCTGTTCCCGCAATCTTAATGTGTACTTCCGCTTTATATGGCGGTGTACTGATTTCGTTATTTGCTGGAAGCAAGACATTCGAGTTCCTAATGGGTTCGCTAGGATATACCGTACTATTCATCTGGTTGATCATTGCTTTCGCCCATTTGAAATCACGTAAACAACAGTCTGGAAAAACAAGTGCTTATTCGGTAAAATGGTTCCCGTATACGACTTGGGCTGCGATCATCGCTTTAATAACGATCCTGATCGGAATCATTTTCACGACATCCATAATCGTTACGATCATTACACTTTGCATCTACATCTTCATTTCCTTGACGTTTGTATGGAAAAAACGCCATAACAAAATCTAG
- a CDS encoding HTH domain-containing protein: MIGHEPKELLRTLLNDYKMPAASLSKITGISEQVILDFANGENIQSTVTQTEMMDLIDLVGLLVIGVPSSDANERVSAITQALNKEFGIPVETISLFSNLECEDIEEFMKENDSLSIEKRYNLAVTVLFLHYIFKR; the protein is encoded by the coding sequence ATGATTGGTCATGAACCTAAAGAGTTATTAAGAACTCTTCTAAATGATTATAAAATGCCTGCGGCTTCATTAAGTAAAATTACAGGAATATCTGAGCAAGTCATTCTAGATTTTGCAAATGGTGAAAATATTCAATCCACGGTAACTCAAACAGAAATGATGGACCTAATAGATTTAGTGGGCCTATTAGTCATAGGCGTGCCTTCATCCGATGCAAATGAAAGGGTCTCTGCTATAACTCAAGCACTGAACAAAGAATTTGGTATACCAGTAGAGACGATTTCCTTATTCTCTAATCTTGAGTGTGAAGATATCGAAGAATTCATGAAAGAAAATGATTCTCTGTCCATTGAAAAAAGATACAACCTTGCAGTAACAGTCCTTTTTTTGCATTATATCTTTAAAAGATGA
- a CDS encoding cupin-like domain-containing protein: MIDKIHYKQLSLTNFEENYAGKKPLIITGLVDLWPSKDWDTDYLQSTYGEREIIIRKSGYDKEKKFYKSKLGKFIGILNDNPEKLYCDWPFSIMGNEDLESYFETPSLFDHNTIRTKNNKKLKWIFLGSVGTGTPIHQDFEKSHNWNAVVFGQKKWIFFSPDDTEYVKECKHDLFDLDLKEDPNFKYSKPYIVEQFSGELMYTPKNWWHAVRNIETSFSVSENFWYKDEKE, from the coding sequence TTGATAGATAAGATACACTATAAACAATTATCACTAACGAATTTTGAAGAAAATTATGCGGGTAAAAAGCCACTGATAATAACAGGATTAGTAGATTTATGGCCTTCTAAGGACTGGGATACAGACTATCTACAGTCTACTTATGGAGAAAGGGAAATCATCATAAGGAAATCAGGATACGATAAAGAAAAAAAATTTTACAAATCAAAACTTGGTAAATTCATCGGTATTTTAAATGATAACCCCGAAAAATTGTATTGTGACTGGCCCTTTTCCATCATGGGAAATGAAGATTTAGAGAGTTATTTTGAAACTCCATCTCTATTCGACCATAATACAATCAGGACCAAAAATAACAAGAAATTAAAATGGATTTTCCTAGGTTCGGTTGGAACAGGAACCCCAATACACCAGGATTTTGAGAAATCACATAATTGGAATGCAGTTGTATTTGGCCAAAAAAAATGGATTTTTTTCAGCCCTGATGATACTGAGTATGTGAAAGAATGTAAGCATGATTTATTCGATTTGGATTTAAAGGAGGATCCAAATTTCAAATATTCCAAGCCCTACATTGTGGAACAGTTTTCTGGAGAATTAATGTACACCCCTAAAAATTGGTGGCATGCCGTGCGAAATATCGAAACCTCTTTCTCAGTTAGTGAGAATTTTTGGTATAAAGATGAAAAGGAATAA
- a CDS encoding TldD/PmbA family protein: protein MNNEYLISYDSTVEGVVSPRCDDNEKNKFLQEELNHCLKFIERDSYDHSRHWKSFKLRIGLSSYELKYSILIKILIETSTSIIPVLWQTRTNKSPCTELMDHFDVILAEVEAALYGQQLERKIETQIVLEPWTGSHYVHECFGHTLEADNYLEYLKPNGITMGYKWSEYKINVFDDPTIPGQNGSYLLDAEQNETFRTHLIKDGITVGLMHNAKTCKLLGLQSSCNARSVGISSLAMPRMSTTYLDSGNMEVQEIISGIDNGIYCRGSWGGGSLGLNFVIRPSYGLVIKNGKITNKILRRFDIKGNKLDSAKAIKSLSNELHFFNPVFGCNKNGENNLSVTQGSPHIHFENLTLYPVL from the coding sequence ATGAACAATGAATATTTAATATCATATGATTCAACCGTTGAAGGGGTTGTTTCACCAAGGTGTGATGATAATGAAAAGAATAAGTTTCTTCAAGAAGAACTAAATCATTGTTTAAAATTCATTGAACGTGATAGCTATGATCACTCAAGACATTGGAAGTCCTTCAAACTTCGTATTGGATTAAGCAGTTATGAATTAAAGTATTCCATCCTTATAAAGATCTTAATAGAGACTTCAACATCTATTATTCCAGTATTATGGCAAACAAGAACTAATAAGTCACCATGTACTGAATTAATGGATCATTTTGATGTTATTTTAGCGGAAGTAGAAGCTGCTTTATATGGTCAGCAACTTGAACGCAAGATTGAAACACAAATTGTGCTTGAGCCATGGACTGGATCTCATTATGTACACGAATGTTTTGGTCATACTTTAGAAGCAGATAATTACCTAGAGTATTTAAAGCCAAATGGAATAACGATGGGATACAAATGGTCAGAATATAAAATCAACGTATTCGATGACCCGACCATTCCTGGGCAAAATGGCAGTTATTTATTGGATGCGGAACAGAATGAAACATTTAGGACTCACTTAATAAAGGATGGGATAACCGTAGGTTTGATGCATAACGCAAAAACTTGTAAGCTCCTAGGCTTACAATCTTCATGTAATGCAAGAAGCGTTGGCATATCTTCGCTTGCGATGCCCAGAATGTCAACAACTTATTTGGATTCTGGCAATATGGAAGTACAGGAGATAATTTCAGGAATCGACAATGGGATCTATTGCAGAGGTTCCTGGGGTGGGGGATCACTTGGTTTGAATTTTGTAATCCGGCCATCATATGGTTTGGTCATTAAAAATGGGAAAATAACCAATAAAATACTTAGAAGATTTGATATTAAAGGAAACAAACTTGATTCAGCTAAAGCTATTAAGTCCCTTAGCAATGAACTGCATTTCTTTAATCCGGTTTTTGGCTGTAATAAGAATGGTGAAAATAATCTTAGCGTCACCCAAGGTTCACCTCATATTCATTTTGAAAATCTAACACTTTATCCCGTACTTTGA
- a CDS encoding UPF0489 family protein, whose amino-acid sequence MMDKIYVYEEHSEVFSYWVNEIPRNSTLVYFDQHLDLKFIENSKMKRISQFIKEGLCIDELKKDIPCREDGRYSYGIDDFLYAAIQEGLFRKIIWVYPRMLGEKGFSELLWELLSLVPNHGKEFISSFRNGKNSASVQLNNIELHVTTIDYLGEFIINEQVIVDFDLDYFYDPKTNDLSNDIDETLHVLNNLGLFNQVKTMSYSIKSGFLPESFRWIGKYIAGQMGREIVYSKEDKFSPKVTMEKISSNKKLSLAEIDELNFELRPLGAIGWKLKSILYTQSGEIELAKNCYQKATKKGDDSYWAAYVLGIHFFKDRNYEEALNWFNKTGNIVDTIEAHGLILRLICCLRLELYQKGYDLSKECIELLPMRIEGYILGEAFAAKLGMKLMDFDGKIHDDPSQLVISRADTKHEQ is encoded by the coding sequence ATGATGGATAAAATATATGTATATGAGGAACATAGTGAAGTATTTTCATATTGGGTCAATGAAATTCCCAGGAATAGTACCTTGGTTTATTTTGATCAACACTTAGATTTAAAGTTCATAGAAAATTCAAAAATGAAAAGAATCAGTCAGTTCATTAAAGAGGGTCTGTGTATTGATGAATTGAAAAAAGATATTCCTTGTAGGGAAGATGGAAGATATTCTTATGGGATTGATGACTTTTTGTACGCCGCAATACAAGAGGGCCTTTTTCGGAAAATAATATGGGTATATCCTCGTATGTTGGGAGAAAAAGGGTTTAGTGAATTACTTTGGGAGCTATTATCCCTTGTACCCAACCATGGAAAAGAATTCATATCAAGCTTTAGAAACGGAAAAAACTCTGCTTCTGTACAATTAAATAATATTGAGTTACATGTCACAACGATTGACTATCTAGGAGAATTCATAATTAATGAGCAGGTTATTGTGGATTTCGATTTGGATTATTTTTATGATCCCAAGACTAATGATTTATCGAATGATATAGACGAAACCTTACATGTATTGAACAATCTAGGCCTCTTTAATCAAGTGAAAACAATGTCCTATTCTATCAAAAGTGGGTTTCTACCTGAAAGTTTCAGGTGGATAGGGAAATATATAGCAGGACAAATGGGGAGGGAGATTGTATATTCCAAGGAAGATAAGTTTTCTCCGAAGGTAACGATGGAGAAAATTTCATCGAATAAAAAATTGAGTCTAGCAGAAATAGACGAATTAAACTTTGAATTGAGGCCATTAGGAGCAATAGGTTGGAAATTGAAATCGATTCTCTATACCCAGTCTGGTGAAATTGAACTTGCTAAGAATTGCTATCAAAAAGCGACTAAAAAAGGTGATGATTCATATTGGGCTGCCTATGTTTTAGGCATTCACTTTTTCAAGGATAGGAATTATGAAGAGGCTTTAAATTGGTTTAATAAAACTGGAAATATAGTCGATACCATCGAGGCACATGGCCTAATATTACGTTTAATTTGTTGCCTTCGTTTGGAGCTGTATCAAAAAGGATATGATTTATCAAAAGAGTGCATCGAATTATTACCTATGAGAATAGAGGGTTATATATTGGGTGAAGCATTCGCAGCAAAACTAGGAATGAAATTAATGGATTTTGATGGCAAGATCCATGACGATCCTTCGCAATTAGTAATTAGTCGGGCTGATACGAAACATGAACAATGA
- a CDS encoding multinuclear nonheme iron-dependent oxidase, with the protein MDLPWGEDIGFSSKGDHDDITPKMKGFFQNYKDEFNYIFFAFQPKNRSVLKAEDYFEAYDRLFEANPHLKARAFHQTILNMGATEYYKKTEIIEFTNKIIERYDIRWIVEDLGLWSIKGKTVPFPLPPYMTPAGLEACIKNINEYQSELAVPVSVEFPGFTEGTNFFIGEINGFDYFRTLVEETNSPITIDIGHILSYQWLLGNTNEKMFNGLEKLPFENCFELHLSGCQIIKGKFRDLHHGVLMDEQIQLLDYLLPLCPNLKAITYEDPKYTDEGILIPKSQKNYQRMKEAVEKWQMI; encoded by the coding sequence ATGGATTTACCTTGGGGGGAAGATATAGGTTTTTCCAGCAAAGGGGACCATGACGACATCACGCCTAAGATGAAAGGCTTTTTTCAAAATTATAAAGACGAGTTTAATTATATTTTCTTTGCTTTTCAACCGAAAAATAGAAGTGTGTTAAAAGCCGAGGACTACTTTGAAGCCTATGATAGATTATTTGAAGCCAATCCACATCTAAAGGCGAGAGCATTCCATCAAACGATTTTAAATATGGGGGCTACCGAATATTACAAAAAAACAGAAATCATAGAATTCACAAATAAGATTATAGAAAGATACGACATAAGATGGATTGTAGAAGATCTTGGCCTGTGGTCAATAAAAGGGAAAACCGTCCCTTTCCCTTTACCACCATATATGACACCAGCAGGATTGGAAGCTTGTATTAAGAACATCAACGAATACCAATCTGAACTGGCTGTTCCAGTTTCAGTTGAATTTCCTGGATTCACTGAAGGTACTAACTTCTTTATTGGGGAAATAAATGGATTTGATTATTTCAGAACATTGGTCGAAGAGACAAACTCCCCTATCACTATAGATATTGGTCATATCCTTAGTTATCAATGGTTGTTAGGGAATACAAATGAAAAGATGTTCAATGGTTTAGAAAAATTGCCTTTTGAGAACTGTTTTGAATTGCATCTTTCAGGTTGCCAAATTATTAAAGGGAAATTCAGAGATTTGCATCATGGAGTTTTAATGGATGAACAAATTCAGCTTTTAGATTACTTGCTTCCTTTATGCCCTAATTTAAAAGCCATTACATATGAAGACCCTAAATATACAGATGAAGGAATATTAATTCCGAAGTCACAGAAAAATTATCAAAGAATGAAGGAGGCAGTTGAAAAATGGCAAATGATTTAA